A DNA window from Sediminitomix flava contains the following coding sequences:
- a CDS encoding AraC family transcriptional regulator, with amino-acid sequence MKVFPEITPVQENDLFFLQHHPKADFDYPIHLHEDFEITLVEGCNGSRAVGNSIENYEHDDLVLIGPNLQHKWMKDDGEDMPAVTTIQFKKDIFSESFLGKRELTEIKQLIHESGKGIVFHGIDKHRIKLVINELIKSTDFRRVLLFFEMLYLMAVSSDKKQLASDGFVDVHYEDTSRRINIVIDHIFKNFHRDIPLSEVSQLVSMSNSAFSHFFRKRTNKSFVKFVNDVRLGKATFFLVNSSKSVAEICYECGFNNLSNFNRQFKKQKGITPSIYRKEYQNSVEEPI; translated from the coding sequence ATGAAAGTATTTCCAGAAATCACACCTGTTCAAGAGAATGATCTATTTTTTCTTCAACATCATCCTAAAGCCGATTTTGACTATCCCATTCATTTGCATGAAGATTTTGAAATCACTTTGGTAGAAGGCTGTAATGGCAGTAGAGCTGTAGGAAATTCTATTGAAAACTATGAACATGACGATCTAGTACTAATAGGCCCCAATCTTCAGCATAAATGGATGAAAGATGATGGGGAAGATATGCCTGCAGTAACTACTATTCAGTTCAAAAAAGATATATTTTCTGAGTCATTTTTAGGAAAAAGAGAACTTACAGAAATCAAGCAATTGATTCATGAGTCGGGAAAAGGTATTGTATTTCATGGAATTGACAAACATCGTATCAAGTTGGTGATCAATGAGCTGATTAAAAGTACCGATTTTAGAAGGGTACTACTTTTCTTTGAAATGCTTTATCTGATGGCGGTCAGTTCTGATAAAAAGCAATTGGCTTCCGATGGTTTTGTGGATGTTCACTATGAAGACACGAGTAGGAGAATAAATATTGTGATAGATCATATATTCAAAAATTTTCATAGAGATATTCCTCTATCAGAAGTATCACAGCTCGTAAGTATGAGTAATTCAGCTTTTAGTCATTTTTTCAGAAAGCGGACAAATAAAAGTTTTGTGAAGTTTGTAAATGATGTCCGTCTTGGAAAAGCTACTTTTTTCTTAGTGAATTCAAGTAAGAGTGTGGCTGAAATTTGTTACGAGTGTGGCTTCAATAACTTATCTAATTTTAATCGTCAGTTTAAAAAACAGAAAGGAATTACGCCTTCTATTTACAGAAAAGAATATCAGAATAGTGTAGAGGAACCGATTTAA
- a CDS encoding sodium:solute symporter gives MNIQLSTLDTVLIAVYVIGVIFWALKNSKNQDSESYFLAGRNMSWKAVGLSLFAASVSSTTLIGQSAEGFKTGLAVYNYQWLSILVMIFFAMFFLPFYIKSGVYTMPEFLERRYDKRSRTFFSLITIIGNVFLDAAAALYSGALIIRLIYPEAELQTIIFILAIVAGSYTILGGLSSAINAELVQAVILIIGSVILSYLAITEVGGWDVLHERFSEGMWLHLVRPMDDATTPWLGMLLGIPVLGFYFWGNNQVMVQRVLSARSIDQGRKGVLFVGFLYVFTLLIFIIPGLCGRLIDLFDVEVPLSIFGNAATELVDVNEIYPRLIMKLMPIGLMGLIMAAMISALTSTLSAALNSASTLITMDFYTRIDKKADNKKLVKVGQIISTIILIVAALWAPNIRKFGSLVDYYQEIASYLAPPIVGIFFLGLFWKRTNSAGAFGGLVFGGLVAIVLFFFKKYTPFADMHFLMLVPFLLVSNMAITIIISIMTKPPTGKQLEGNLWTTALWHEETEALKSVVWYKNFRIQSAVLAVFAIASFLFYI, from the coding sequence ATGAACATACAATTAAGCACACTCGATACTGTATTAATTGCAGTTTATGTTATCGGGGTCATTTTTTGGGCACTAAAGAACTCAAAGAACCAAGATTCAGAATCGTACTTCTTGGCAGGTAGAAATATGTCTTGGAAAGCCGTTGGTTTATCACTTTTTGCAGCCTCAGTTTCTTCAACAACACTGATCGGGCAATCTGCAGAAGGTTTTAAAACAGGGTTGGCAGTGTATAACTACCAATGGTTATCGATTTTGGTGATGATATTCTTTGCGATGTTTTTCCTGCCTTTCTATATAAAATCTGGGGTATACACCATGCCCGAGTTTTTGGAAAGAAGATATGATAAACGTTCGAGAACATTCTTTTCATTGATCACCATTATTGGAAATGTCTTTCTTGATGCGGCAGCAGCGCTTTATTCTGGAGCTCTGATTATTCGTCTGATTTACCCTGAGGCAGAACTACAAACCATTATCTTTATCCTCGCTATTGTAGCTGGTTCATATACAATTTTAGGTGGTTTATCATCAGCCATCAATGCAGAATTAGTACAAGCCGTAATCCTGATTATTGGATCAGTGATTCTTTCATACTTAGCAATTACAGAAGTTGGCGGATGGGATGTGTTGCACGAACGTTTCAGTGAAGGAATGTGGTTGCATCTTGTTCGTCCGATGGATGATGCTACAACGCCTTGGCTCGGAATGCTGCTCGGTATACCTGTTCTCGGCTTCTATTTTTGGGGAAATAACCAAGTTATGGTTCAGCGTGTACTTTCAGCTAGATCAATTGATCAAGGGCGAAAAGGGGTATTATTTGTTGGTTTCCTTTATGTTTTCACACTTCTGATTTTCATTATTCCAGGTCTTTGCGGAAGACTCATTGACTTATTTGATGTAGAAGTGCCTCTTAGCATTTTTGGAAATGCAGCTACTGAATTAGTTGATGTAAACGAAATTTACCCTCGTCTGATCATGAAGTTGATGCCTATCGGTTTGATGGGATTGATTATGGCAGCTATGATTTCAGCCTTGACGTCTACACTTTCAGCAGCATTGAATTCGGCTTCTACATTGATCACAATGGACTTTTATACCCGAATAGATAAAAAGGCAGATAACAAAAAGTTGGTAAAAGTTGGTCAGATTATTTCAACCATTATTCTGATTGTGGCTGCTCTTTGGGCTCCCAATATCCGAAAGTTTGGATCATTGGTAGATTATTATCAGGAAATAGCATCTTATTTGGCTCCACCAATTGTAGGGATTTTCTTCTTGGGGCTATTCTGGAAAAGAACAAATTCAGCAGGTGCTTTTGGTGGTTTAGTTTTCGGAGGTCTAGTTGCGATAGTACTTTTCTTCTTTAAAAAATATACACCATTTGCCGATATGCATTTCTTAATGCTCGTTCCTTTCTTGTTGGTTTCAAATATGGCGATAACCATTATCATTTCAATAATGACAAAACCACCAACAGGGAAGCAACTAGAAGGAAACCTATGGACAACCGCTTTGTGGCACGAAGAAACAGAGGCTTTGAAAAGTGTCGTTTGGTATAAGAACTTTAGAATACAATCTGCCGTATTAGCTGTTTTTGCAATTGCGTCATTCCTTTTCTACATTTAA
- a CDS encoding glycoside hydrolase family 130 protein, with the protein MKLKKFEGNPILSPNPNNAWENLVVCNPGAWYEDGKFYMLYRAAGDDEEHKIHIGLAESTDGFHFERPLDTPVLSPSVDGPDSGCVEDPRVVKFGDAYYMTYAYRAFAPGQYWKYSYDAVVAPEMDDFHPSVLKENTANTALAVSKDLKNWRRVGRITAPELDDRDVILFPEQVNGKYVMLHRPKEWIGDEFGCETASMWIRYSEDMMVWNEPSKLLLKGEEWWEQKVGGNTPPIRTEEGWLMLYHGVDEDKCYRVGACLLDLEDPSKILYRTKDFIMEPEEAWEKEGLYKWGVVFPTGNVLVDDTLYIYYGGSDQYCGVATCNIHELVAFVKENTKQESLQD; encoded by the coding sequence ATGAAGCTAAAGAAATTTGAAGGAAACCCGATTTTGTCTCCAAACCCGAATAATGCATGGGAAAACTTAGTAGTATGTAACCCTGGTGCATGGTACGAAGATGGTAAGTTCTATATGTTATATAGAGCAGCAGGAGATGATGAAGAACATAAAATACATATTGGTCTAGCTGAAAGTACTGATGGCTTCCATTTTGAAAGACCTCTTGATACACCTGTACTTTCGCCGTCTGTAGATGGACCAGACTCAGGTTGTGTAGAAGACCCTAGAGTTGTAAAATTTGGAGATGCTTACTACATGACTTATGCATACAGAGCTTTTGCTCCTGGGCAATATTGGAAATACAGTTATGATGCTGTAGTTGCTCCAGAAATGGATGATTTCCACCCTTCAGTTTTAAAAGAAAATACAGCAAACACAGCACTTGCAGTATCTAAAGACCTAAAGAATTGGAGAAGAGTGGGAAGAATCACGGCTCCAGAGCTTGATGATAGAGATGTAATCTTGTTCCCTGAACAAGTGAATGGAAAATATGTCATGTTGCATCGTCCAAAAGAGTGGATTGGAGATGAGTTTGGTTGTGAAACGGCATCTATGTGGATTCGCTATTCTGAAGACATGATGGTTTGGAATGAGCCTTCAAAGCTTTTATTAAAAGGTGAAGAATGGTGGGAGCAAAAAGTAGGCGGCAATACACCACCAATTCGAACAGAAGAAGGTTGGTTGATGCTCTATCATGGGGTAGATGAAGATAAATGTTACCGAGTAGGTGCTTGTCTTCTGGATTTAGAAGACCCTTCAAAAATCCTTTACCGTACCAAAGACTTTATCATGGAGCCAGAAGAAGCTTGGGAAAAAGAAGGTCTTTATAAATGGGGAGTGGTATTCCCGACAGGGAACGTACTCGTAGATGATACCTTATACATTTACTACGGAGGTTCTGACCAATACTGTGGAGTTGCTACTTGTAACATTCATGAGTTGGTAGCATTTGTGAAAGAAAATACAAAACAAGAATCATTACAAGACTGA
- a CDS encoding T9SS type A sorting domain-containing protein — protein sequence MRNFLAFLMASLFCIQFAWGQSNISTDHIISDDILEVFTPTTNQTNVELFEKYEAEVNLKVGFINPHDPAHISVDAEITLPDASTISYPMFHKETDTSNGHSTWGFRFAPRTEGQYSYVIKVNKDELSKSSEAITFEATSTEEKGFLHSTGEKTNFTFDNGDSFRGIGMNIAWEARLSIGDNPKYTYDFWFDLMNEHNINYVRTWVNAPWNLPLEWNDPNFGRYSKHEDVGYHPEGIERFDYMIEEAEKNGIYLMLAMDYHGALWVNNNDGWGNNFWNKHPYKELAGCENPNDFFTFDEAKRLYKNRMRYIISRWGYSTSVGAIEFFNEVDNTIFYAGQNVNEADVVAWHKEMAEYLISIDYHEHVITTSISHKEINKLFDIDELDLIQSHIYGNSQSITNNITYYSDKYDKPYAVGETGVSWDGSNKNKGLWEKDLKYSIWTSLFEQTPVLPMSWWWEDFEAWDSYNMFSLLREVTDNMTPKTANDFLKLSLTSTVSGYEEKAILVDKRDAHIFLNNTSNQNFTDFAIQVAGIPNGQYTVKVYDAYSYELLNEEEKSPNSSGRITLGIDRLQNGNGIYIAILNKHRGDITGNDDPKEVGIKYYPNPTNRVLNFELDPSMTAPKTKIQVFNTLGHLVLQSPFNKSIDISFLPLGFYILRLSDGAKVASGKFLKN from the coding sequence ATGAGAAATTTCTTAGCTTTCTTAATGGCTAGTCTTTTTTGCATTCAATTCGCATGGGGACAAAGTAATATCAGCACAGACCATATAATTTCTGATGATATATTGGAGGTTTTTACACCAACAACTAACCAAACTAATGTAGAACTTTTTGAAAAGTATGAAGCAGAAGTCAACTTGAAAGTAGGGTTTATCAATCCTCATGATCCTGCCCATATATCTGTTGATGCAGAAATCACTTTACCAGATGCGTCAACAATTTCCTATCCTATGTTCCATAAGGAAACCGATACAAGCAATGGACATTCTACATGGGGCTTTAGGTTTGCTCCGCGTACAGAAGGACAATATTCTTATGTTATAAAAGTGAATAAAGACGAGTTAAGTAAAAGCTCAGAAGCAATCACATTTGAAGCGACCTCAACGGAAGAAAAAGGATTCTTACACAGCACAGGAGAAAAAACGAATTTCACATTTGACAATGGCGATTCCTTTAGAGGTATCGGGATGAACATTGCATGGGAGGCTCGATTAAGTATTGGAGATAACCCTAAATACACTTATGATTTTTGGTTTGACCTCATGAATGAGCATAATATTAACTATGTACGTACTTGGGTAAACGCCCCTTGGAATTTACCATTAGAATGGAACGATCCAAACTTCGGCAGATATTCAAAACATGAAGACGTAGGTTACCATCCTGAGGGAATTGAGCGATTTGATTATATGATTGAAGAAGCTGAAAAGAATGGTATCTACTTGATGCTGGCAATGGATTATCATGGTGCACTTTGGGTAAACAACAATGATGGATGGGGAAATAACTTCTGGAATAAACATCCTTACAAAGAACTAGCAGGATGCGAAAATCCGAATGATTTTTTCACTTTTGACGAAGCAAAGCGCCTTTACAAAAACCGTATGCGCTACATTATTTCGCGTTGGGGATACAGCACTTCGGTAGGTGCTATTGAGTTCTTTAATGAAGTTGATAATACTATTTTTTATGCGGGGCAAAATGTCAACGAAGCTGATGTTGTAGCTTGGCATAAAGAAATGGCTGAATACCTTATTTCAATCGATTATCATGAGCATGTAATCACAACAAGTATTAGTCATAAAGAAATTAATAAGCTATTTGATATTGATGAACTAGACCTTATTCAGTCTCATATCTACGGAAACTCACAGTCAATTACCAACAATATTACTTATTACTCTGACAAATATGATAAACCTTATGCTGTTGGAGAAACAGGTGTGAGCTGGGATGGCTCAAATAAGAATAAAGGACTATGGGAGAAAGATTTGAAATACTCAATTTGGACTTCACTTTTTGAACAAACGCCTGTATTACCCATGTCTTGGTGGTGGGAAGACTTCGAAGCTTGGGATAGTTACAATATGTTCTCTTTACTAAGAGAAGTAACCGATAATATGACTCCTAAAACAGCAAACGACTTCTTAAAATTAAGTCTGACAAGCACCGTTTCAGGATATGAAGAAAAAGCAATTTTAGTAGATAAAAGGGATGCTCATATTTTCTTAAACAATACCTCAAACCAAAATTTCACGGACTTTGCTATTCAAGTAGCAGGTATTCCAAATGGACAATATACCGTAAAAGTATATGATGCTTACAGCTATGAATTGCTTAATGAAGAAGAAAAATCGCCAAATTCTTCAGGAAGAATTACACTGGGTATTGACCGTTTACAAAATGGAAATGGAATATACATTGCCATTTTAAATAAGCATAGAGGTGATATCACTGGGAATGATGATCCAAAAGAAGTCGGAATTAAATATTACCCAAACCCGACCAACAGGGTCTTAAATTTTGAGCTCGATCCTTCTATGACAGCTCCAAAAACAAAGATTCAAGTTTTTAATACCCTAGGTCATCTTGTTCTTCAATCTCCATTCAATAAGTCGATAGATATTAGCTTTTTGCCTTTAGGTTTTTACATCTTAAGACTTTCTGATGGGGCTAAAGTAGCTTCAGGAAAATTCCTTAAAAACTAG
- a CDS encoding sialate O-acetylesterase, with product MNRHLLLLFLSFLSFYSLGCDDTSEEIDKTPTDTLNRNLHIYLCFGQSNMEGSAQIEPQDQTEDERFQMIQPMDCDNLGRSKGEWYTATPPLSQCYTGLSPADYFGKTMVANLPDSISIVIINVAVGGCDIRLFDKDKYQDYTEMYTDQGTWFKDKVDAYGGAPYYTLMSLAKNAQKKGVIKGILLHQGETNTGNQLWPSYVKKVYNDMLEDLSLEASEVPLLAGEVVHEDQGGICATMNEIINKLPEQVPTAHVIPSSGCTVQEDNVHFDSEGVRELDKRYARKMLSLLGYEMNTTKL from the coding sequence ATGAATAGACATTTACTTCTCTTATTCCTAAGTTTTCTCTCTTTCTATTCGTTGGGATGTGACGATACATCAGAAGAAATTGACAAAACTCCAACAGATACCTTAAATAGAAATCTTCATATTTATCTGTGTTTTGGACAGTCAAATATGGAAGGTTCAGCTCAGATTGAGCCTCAAGACCAAACCGAAGACGAACGCTTTCAAATGATTCAGCCAATGGACTGTGACAATCTTGGAAGGTCAAAAGGAGAATGGTACACAGCTACTCCTCCTTTATCTCAATGTTATACAGGACTTTCACCTGCTGATTATTTTGGGAAAACAATGGTCGCGAATTTACCCGATAGCATTTCAATCGTGATTATCAATGTTGCAGTTGGAGGTTGTGATATTCGTTTGTTTGACAAAGACAAATACCAAGATTATACAGAGATGTACACTGATCAAGGAACTTGGTTTAAAGATAAAGTGGATGCCTATGGCGGAGCACCTTATTATACACTGATGAGTCTAGCAAAAAATGCTCAGAAAAAAGGTGTGATAAAAGGTATTCTTTTACATCAAGGAGAAACAAATACTGGAAATCAACTTTGGCCTTCCTATGTCAAAAAAGTCTATAACGACATGCTTGAAGACCTTTCATTGGAGGCTAGTGAAGTACCTCTTCTAGCGGGAGAAGTAGTTCATGAAGATCAAGGTGGAATTTGTGCTACAATGAATGAAATCATCAATAAACTACCTGAGCAAGTTCCTACAGCTCACGTAATTCCATCAAGTGGATGTACAGTACAGGAAGATAATGTGCATTTTGACTCGGAAGGAGTCAGAGAATTAGATAAAAGATATGCGCGCAAGATGCTAAGTCTATTGGGCTACGAAATGAATACAACTAAGCTATAA
- a CDS encoding SGNH/GDSL hydrolase family protein, whose protein sequence is MKRIITFVASFTLIGMTAMNSCMKPTVEEGPYFSAKHPNISEIGRTQETSEGLMFSYPNVTFRTAFEGSSIKMHLQQFTGLDGDNHFLVRIDDKEPFKIAVYPQQEEYVLADSLEDKLHELELIKITESNCGYCVLKGFTIDEGKKLQSVSPKAHKIEFIGNSITCGYGVETLDADAPFLPETENSYMAYASIAARSLGADFQTNAFSGIGVYRNYGNNGIPMPQLYPFTMPYDGSKAFHADSIAAWDFKKFTPDVLVIALGTNDLWDGNGFNPVEFSEAYLELIDTLRSKYGNELPIVCTLSPLLVDFRRSILEGTLEGILETKKEEGDNHVHYFEFSPCGELGYGASWHPSAAQQDLNGKELANYLANLMNWKVS, encoded by the coding sequence ATGAAAAGAATCATTACTTTTGTAGCAAGTTTCACCCTAATAGGAATGACCGCTATGAATTCGTGTATGAAGCCTACTGTAGAAGAAGGACCTTATTTTTCAGCTAAACACCCTAATATTTCAGAAATAGGAAGAACGCAAGAAACTTCCGAAGGACTGATGTTTTCCTACCCAAATGTCACTTTCAGAACCGCATTTGAAGGAAGTTCTATCAAAATGCACCTTCAGCAATTCACGGGATTAGATGGAGATAACCACTTTTTAGTCAGAATTGACGATAAAGAACCGTTTAAAATTGCGGTTTATCCACAACAGGAAGAATATGTTTTAGCTGATAGTCTTGAAGATAAACTTCATGAATTGGAGCTCATCAAAATTACAGAGTCAAATTGTGGATATTGTGTGTTGAAAGGTTTCACAATTGATGAAGGAAAAAAACTGCAATCAGTTAGTCCAAAGGCACACAAAATTGAATTTATCGGAAACTCTATCACTTGTGGATATGGAGTAGAAACTTTGGATGCAGATGCACCTTTTTTGCCCGAAACAGAAAATAGTTATATGGCTTATGCTTCTATTGCTGCTCGAAGTTTAGGCGCAGATTTTCAGACCAATGCTTTTTCTGGGATTGGCGTGTATAGAAACTACGGTAACAATGGGATTCCTATGCCACAGCTTTACCCATTCACTATGCCCTATGATGGTTCTAAAGCTTTTCATGCAGATAGTATTGCGGCATGGGATTTTAAGAAATTCACACCAGATGTATTGGTCATAGCTTTAGGTACAAATGATCTTTGGGATGGAAATGGTTTTAATCCTGTCGAATTTTCGGAAGCATATCTTGAGTTGATAGATACTCTACGCTCAAAGTATGGAAATGAACTACCAATTGTGTGCACACTAAGCCCACTTTTAGTTGATTTCCGAAGAAGTATTTTGGAAGGTACTTTAGAGGGTATTCTGGAAACTAAAAAGGAAGAAGGAGATAATCATGTTCATTATTTCGAATTCAGTCCTTGTGGTGAGTTAGGTTACGGCGCAAGTTGGCATCCTTCGGCAGCCCAACAAGATTTAAATGGAAAAGAGCTAGCGAACTATCTTGCGAATTTGATGAATTGGAAGGTTAGTTAA
- a CDS encoding glycoside hydrolase 5 family protein: MKKLILLFISCFLSLMTFAQKTDFVHVKNGQFFINQQAYHYMGTNFWYGMNLGAYKKDRLIRELDRLQELGITNLRILGTSEGPDTAPWRVTPTVQTAPGVFNEELLEGLDYLLVEMAKREMKAVVVLNNFWPWSGGMAQYVQWVKKDKSIPYPPPAEGGDWGVFAKYSSQFYELEEAQKLYQESIKKVVLRTNSITGKAYTEDATIMSWQLANEPEDQTADKLLSSWINTTAKFIKSLDANHLVSTGSEGYTPSSWAGTDFEKDHESDAIDYMTYHIWVQNWGWYDPFKKKSYKKAVKNALAYMQKHNAIAKKMGKPVVLEEFGISRDLDDHSDASSVKMRDKYYAAIFKEVARSASEEGAPMMGCNFWAWGGEGRPSAPKSIWKHGDDLIGDPPHEHQGWYSVYDTDKSTHKIIKKYAQKLKSLNVTL; this comes from the coding sequence ATGAAAAAACTAATCCTTCTATTTATATCCTGCTTTCTGAGCCTAATGACTTTTGCTCAGAAAACCGATTTTGTCCATGTCAAAAACGGGCAATTCTTTATCAATCAGCAAGCTTATCATTATATGGGCACCAATTTTTGGTACGGAATGAATTTGGGTGCTTACAAAAAAGATAGGCTCATCAGAGAGCTTGATCGACTTCAAGAACTTGGCATTACTAACCTCCGAATTCTTGGAACAAGTGAAGGCCCTGACACTGCTCCTTGGCGAGTAACTCCAACGGTACAAACCGCTCCGGGTGTTTTCAATGAAGAACTTCTTGAAGGGCTAGACTATCTTCTGGTAGAAATGGCAAAAAGAGAGATGAAAGCAGTTGTAGTATTAAACAATTTTTGGCCTTGGTCTGGAGGAATGGCGCAATATGTACAGTGGGTAAAAAAAGATAAAAGCATTCCTTATCCACCACCGGCAGAAGGTGGCGATTGGGGTGTTTTTGCCAAATATTCAAGTCAATTTTACGAACTAGAAGAAGCACAAAAGCTCTATCAAGAAAGTATCAAAAAAGTCGTTTTGCGTACAAATAGCATTACAGGAAAAGCTTATACCGAAGATGCTACAATTATGTCTTGGCAATTGGCCAATGAACCCGAAGATCAAACAGCAGACAAGCTTTTATCTTCTTGGATCAACACGACGGCCAAATTCATTAAAAGCTTAGATGCAAATCACCTTGTTTCTACAGGTTCTGAAGGTTATACGCCTAGCTCTTGGGCTGGAACAGATTTCGAAAAAGATCATGAAAGTGATGCAATCGACTATATGACCTATCACATTTGGGTTCAGAACTGGGGATGGTATGATCCTTTTAAGAAAAAGAGTTATAAAAAAGCAGTCAAAAATGCTTTAGCATATATGCAAAAACACAATGCTATCGCAAAAAAAATGGGGAAACCTGTCGTTTTAGAAGAGTTTGGGATTTCTAGAGATCTAGATGATCATTCGGATGCTTCTTCAGTAAAAATGCGCGACAAGTATTATGCTGCAATCTTCAAAGAAGTGGCAAGAAGTGCATCTGAAGAAGGCGCTCCAATGATGGGATGTAATTTCTGGGCTTGGGGAGGAGAAGGTCGTCCTTCTGCACCAAAATCAATTTGGAAACATGGAGACGATCTGATCGGAGATCCGCCACATGAGCATCAAGGTTGGTATTCTGTTTATGACACAGATAAGTCTACACATAAAATCATTAAAAAATATGCTCAGAAGTTGAAGAGCCTAAATGTCACGCTCTAA
- a CDS encoding cellulase family glycosylhydrolase — MKSIKQSICIAALGASMLFSCQTEQKSEFFADIKSNEFISKGFVGNGVQWSAYPHADGPTAEWGDLMTNAKWDTLFQRVDYMQPQLIRVVDQANWRYYKGLDKKGQPVLDFDNPEMNQLYKLMDYCQQNEIEVIFGEWGTPYHFHDLEEANAKKDRLDNAHDTRWIKMIGAYLDHMINTKGYTCIRYYNLVNEPNGDWASTLGDFEEWSKGVVALDKEIKERGLDKYVRVSGPGSVPQYTYPNKDYKGSDWVKMSIDQLDENIGAYEIHTYIGTEDARNGKAAESMYLPQDIPAVQKTGKKFFVGEIGIKDAWDSPHHKENLRMGTEDGYASNEDSQMAVFTYRYGVDMVDATIQLMNAGAQGMVAWDLDDAMHTKNDTGEKNKLKRWGFWNILGTELIDRPEDENIRPWFYPWSWICKYFPEGTDILKQETQLPQNVRLTAGVLDGKYTVMLVNNSAETQSIHVAIEGASTQEVKQLSYVEESYQLNTDMGRPQPKPAGFNLKKGSNVTLPAYSVVVLTTME; from the coding sequence ATGAAATCAATCAAACAATCAATATGTATAGCAGCATTAGGCGCTTCTATGCTGTTTAGCTGCCAAACAGAGCAGAAATCTGAATTTTTCGCAGATATCAAATCCAATGAATTTATCAGTAAAGGCTTTGTTGGAAACGGTGTGCAATGGTCTGCATATCCTCATGCCGACGGCCCTACAGCAGAATGGGGCGATTTGATGACCAATGCCAAATGGGATACCTTATTCCAACGTGTTGATTATATGCAACCTCAACTTATCCGCGTTGTAGATCAAGCAAACTGGAGATACTACAAAGGTCTAGATAAAAAAGGACAGCCTGTTCTCGATTTTGATAATCCTGAGATGAATCAGCTTTACAAACTCATGGATTACTGTCAGCAAAATGAGATTGAGGTGATTTTTGGAGAATGGGGAACGCCTTATCATTTCCATGATTTGGAAGAAGCCAATGCTAAAAAAGACCGATTAGATAATGCGCATGATACTCGTTGGATCAAAATGATTGGGGCCTATTTAGACCATATGATCAACACTAAAGGCTATACCTGTATTCGATATTACAACTTGGTGAATGAGCCAAACGGAGATTGGGCATCTACCCTTGGCGACTTTGAAGAGTGGAGCAAAGGTGTTGTCGCTTTAGATAAAGAAATTAAAGAAAGAGGGCTCGATAAATATGTTCGAGTTTCTGGCCCCGGTTCTGTACCGCAATACACTTACCCAAATAAAGACTATAAAGGTTCTGACTGGGTAAAAATGAGTATTGATCAATTAGATGAAAACATTGGGGCGTATGAAATTCATACCTACATCGGGACAGAAGACGCTCGAAATGGAAAAGCAGCAGAATCCATGTATTTGCCTCAAGACATTCCTGCTGTTCAAAAAACAGGAAAGAAGTTTTTCGTAGGAGAAATTGGTATAAAAGATGCTTGGGATTCACCTCATCATAAAGAGAATTTGAGAATGGGAACTGAAGATGGTTATGCTTCCAATGAAGATTCTCAAATGGCCGTATTCACCTATCGCTACGGAGTAGATATGGTAGATGCCACCATTCAGCTTATGAATGCAGGAGCTCAAGGTATGGTTGCTTGGGATTTGGACGATGCCATGCACACCAAAAATGATACAGGAGAAAAGAATAAATTAAAACGTTGGGGTTTCTGGAATATCTTGGGTACAGAACTCATTGACAGACCCGAAGATGAAAATATTCGTCCTTGGTTCTACCCTTGGTCTTGGATCTGTAAATATTTCCCAGAAGGAACTGACATCTTAAAACAAGAAACACAATTACCTCAAAATGTTCGTTTGACAGCAGGTGTTTTAGATGGGAAATATACCGTCATGTTAGTAAACAATTCTGCTGAGACGCAATCCATCCATGTCGCAATTGAGGGGGCTTCAACGCAAGAAGTGAAGCAACTATCCTACGTAGAAGAGTCTTACCAACTCAACACAGATATGGGTAGGCCTCAACCAAAACCTGCTGGTTTTAATCTGAAGAAAGGAAGTAATGTCACACTTCCAGCTTATAGTGTTGTAGTGCTAACTACAATGGAATAA